The Glaciimonas sp. PCH181 nucleotide sequence ATGGAATCATCGATGAAGGCGCAAACTATCAATCGAACGCTGGCGGGAAGACGCTTTACAATCTGACCAGCGGCGTGCTCTCAGGCAGCCGATGGGGACTAAAAGGTTCGGAAGATCTCGGCGGCGGAAATCGCGCGTTGTTCGTTCTGGAAAGTGGCTTCGACGCAGGCACCGGCGCACTCGGGCAAGGGGCCAGACTATTCGGCCGACAATCGTATATCGGCCTGGCTTCCGACAAATACGGCACGTTAATGCTGGGCCGCCAATACGATTCTGTCGTCACCTCAATCGGCCTGTTCGAGGTCGGCGATCAATGGGGTGGTTACATCACCGCGCATCCCGGCGATCTGGACAACTTCAACAATACGGTCCGCACCAACAACGCGATCAAATACCAAAGCAACACTTATAACGACGTCTCTTTCAGCGGCATGTACAGCCTTGGCGGTCAGGCTGGTAACGCAACGGGCAACCAAGTCTGGTCACTGGGCACGAACTATGCACGCGGCCCGTTAAGCCTCGCTGCGGCATACCTGACTGCTCGCACTCCGAACGCAGGTTTTTTCGGCAACAGCAGTGCCTCTGCAGTCACGTCGGCATCCGTTTCGCTCGCTTCCCCTGTCACCACTGGGTTTATCTCGGCGCACAGCTACAGCGTTGCGGCGGCGGCTGGTTCTTACGCGATCGGCCGCGCTACCCTCGGGGCCACCTATTCGTATACGCGTTACAGCGACCTTGGCGACCTCTCGGCTGGCGCGAATCCGCATGGTTATTCCGGCACGGCAACGTTCAATAACGTTGAGTTGAACGCCAAGTATCAACTCACACCGGCTTTACTCATTGGCGCTGCTTACGACTACACCAGTGGCGGAAGTGTCGCCACCTCGACCGGTGAAAAACCTGATGCCAAATACCATCAAGTGTCGATTGGCACGGATTATTTCCTGTCGAAAAGCACTGACATCTACCTCGTCGGGGTGTATCAGAAAGCATCGGGGGTCGATTCACGCGATGTCGCTGCGGTTGCCGCGGTGAACAACTTGACACCATCGAATAGCAATCACATGGCCACCGCCCGCTTGGGTCTACGATATAAGTTCTAAGCGTGTTGCGGGTTTAAGCGATCTGCATCACCGCATCACGATACTTAACCTATGCAGTCGGGCATCGTGATGCGTACAGCCGTAAAAGAAGCCTGAACGGGGATCACAAAAAAGCATTAAAAAAGTCCTGATTCCTACGACGATGGCAGCTTTATTAAGACTAAAACTTCAACGTTAACAATGATTTGAATCCTTCGCTTGCACGATAGACAGAGGTGACTAAGCGCGCTTCCAGAAAGCCAGGATGAGAGCAAACTGAGTATCGTCTATCGGGATTCCAAGAGCGCCTACGTTAAGCAGCATCCACATTTTTTCAATCTAAGGTCATGATAATGGGCAAACGTAAAGATTTCCTGTTCGGTGCGCTTTCCGGCGGATTGACGGCCCTTGGCGTATCCACCTGCGGTGGATTGAATCAATCCATGGCCACCGATTCCTCGGTGAAAAAACTGTCATTAGAAGCCTCGACACTCGCCATTCATCCTTTTTATCCAAACCGCAGGAACTCGCGGCCATAACCGAACTGGCAATCAGATAAAATTAGCCTGGAAACGATTAAACTTACAGGCCTGCGTTTCAATGTCATCGCACCCTAGTTTCAATAGTAAAAATGGCACCCAAGGGTGCCATCGTGCGTTTTGGCACAGAGATAAATCATCCCTGCGTTTATGGTCAAAATTAATGCTTGAAGCGAGCTTCGGCTAGCATGTCTGCTACCACGCTGGTAGGCAAACCTTCAGTGTCGGCGCGTTGGAATATCTCAGCCAGAGTTACGCCGATTTCACGCACATGGGCTTCGACATCGGCTTCCGGTTTGTCGTAGTACTCATAGCAAGCCTTGATGATGCCGCCGGCATTGATGACGAAATCCGGAACGTATAGCACTTCCTTGCGACGCAACAGTTCCCCCACTTCCGCGGTGGCCAGTTGGTTATTGGCAGCACCGGCGACAATCTTGGCTTTCAGGCGCGTCAAGGTTGCGGGATTGAGCGTGGCACCCAATGCGCATGGGGCATAGATGTCGGCTTGAACGTCATAAATGGCATCGGTTGAGACTACTTCGGCACCAAACTCGGCGCGTGCGCGTTCCAGTGCAACCTGATCGATATCGGTGACGATCAACTTGGCCCCGGCCCGATGCAAGCGGCGGGCGTAGTCGTAACCGACGTTGCCCAATCCTTGTACCGCCACCGTCAAGCCTTCCAGCGATTCGCGCCCAAGGTAATGCCTGACCGCTGCTTGTGCACCAACAAAACATCCGAGTGCAGTGAACGGCGATGGATCACCGCTGGCACCGAGACCGGCAACGTATTTAGTCTTGCTAGCGATATGCGCCATGTCAGCCGGGCTGGTGCCGACATCTTCCGCCGTGATGTAACGGCCACCCAGACGTTCCAACGCTTCGCCCATGGCTTCGAATAAGGCTGGTGTCTTGGCTGTTTTAGGATTACCAATGATGACGCTTTTACCGCCGCCAATAGGCAGGCCAGCAACCGCACTCTTATAGGTCATGCCACGCGACAATCGCAGTACATCGTTAACGGCGACGGCTTCACTCGCGTAGTCCCACATCCGGCAACCACCCATGGCCGGGCCGAGATTGGTGTTGTGGACAGCGATGATGCCTTTGAGGCCGGATTTTTCTTCGCAAACGAAGACTACTTGTTCGTGGTTATCGAAATTCAATTCATTAAAAATAAAAGTACTCATGCTTTTGGCTCCGTGTGGATAACACTCTCGTCCCGGCTTAGATAGGCGCAAGCTTCCGTTGTTATCCAGGGTTAAGGTTGGTAATGCGGGCATGCCGCAGATTGGTATTGCAAACAGATATCGTAGTAATGAAAGCAGCGCTTTTTTTCAATTCATCTGGCATCATCACCGATAGTTAGTATAGATTTTTCGATGTAGTATTTGCATCCAAATTTGGCTATCATTTGTCGAAAAATTAGTTCAAATAAACTAAAAAAATTGATTTTTTTAGTTGAATTTTTCAAAGCTAAAATAGCTCTCAAAATTCTTCAACAATTCGCCACGGAAGGGCGTATTAGGAATGGATACACGATGTCGGCTAGATTTAACATCTACGTCGCGACGGGTATATTTAATGGAAGAAATAGAAATATTTGAGGATATTTGCGCTTCTGGACGAGGTCCAGACTTGCCGGTGAATTGGTGGCGCTCGTGACAGTTGCAATGACAAATAAACCAAGATGCTTTGGCTAGGTTCGTGGAAAGAATTGCGCAAGTCCCGCAGGCCAGTTAACCTAGCCTTTAAGGCGCTTCGGCGCCGCGCGGTTGCCGATGTTACGCAATCGTTTTTCAATCAGCTCTGACATACCTTGCGCTGCGATGGAAAGAGAACGCTCTTTCTTTTGCACGATCAGGATCGGCCGCACAATTTCATCTGTATCAACCGGGGCATCGACCGGGATACTCACCAGATTCATATGGCGAAACTGGAACAAAGTCAGCTCCGGCACGATGCTGACGCCCAGCCCGGATTCAATCAACCCTGCCACGGTAGCCAAATGCTCCACCTCCAGACCGGAATTCATCACCGGAATGCCGCGCAGCAATAGCTCGACGTGCTGGCGCACACTGGTGCTGCGCGCAAGATGGATCAGTTCGCAACCGCTCAAGTCAGACAGACGAATGCGGCGCTTTTTGGCCAGCGGGTGATCCTGCCGACACACCAGATAAAAAGGATCACTACATAAGGTTTTGGTATCGAACTCAGTCAAGCCAGAACCCGGTGCGGTCAAAGCGATATCCACCTTGCCCTGACGCAGCATGGCGAGGCACTGATCCGACAAAGCGTCGAACAGTTGCACGGTGATTCCTGGATAAGTGCGCTTGTATTCGGCAATCACCGCTGGCAAGCCGTTGGCGGCGAGCGACGGCAAGGCCGCAATCGCCACCCTGCCTTTGCGTCGCGCAACGTAATCGCTCATATCCGCAAACGCGGCCTCAATATCGCCGACTAGAGAGCGCGCCACTTCAGCAAACAGTTCTCCTTCTGCGGTCAGCGTAACGTTACGCGTATCGCGCTCAAACAGCTTGGCCCCTACCGCCGCTTCCAATTTCTGAATCATGACGCTGAAGGCAGATTGCGACATAAAACAACGTTCCGCGGCGTTGGTGAAATGCTTGCACTCTTGCAACGCGAGGAAGGCATGCAGCGAACGGGTGGAGATATTCAGCTTCATCAATTAATCTCTTTTTACGATCAATCCATCGAAAAAAAACATTTTACAGCACAAACCCCAGCAACCAGAATAGCGACAAAACAAGGCTTAAAACAAGTACTTAAAAAATATATAAAGAATTGGAGACAGACAATATGCTGGCATTACTCGGCTTCATCACTATCGCTACCCTGCTCGCCGCAATCCTGACAAAAAAAATGTCACCACTGGTAGCATTGATTGCAATTCCCATCCTTGCTGCCCTGATCGGCGGGTTCGGACTGGGAACCTCAAAATTCATCGTATCGGGCATTACCAACATTGCCCCAGTGGCAGGCATGTTCGTCTTCGCGATTTTGTTTTTCGGAATCGTCACCGATGCTGGCATGCTGGACCCGATCATCTCCGGCATCCTGCGCATCGTCGGCAGCCGCCCAACCCGCATCGTGCCTGGGACTGCGTTACTGGCATTACTGATCCACTTGGATGGCTCCGGCGCGGTCACCTTCCTCGTGACGATTCCCGCCATGCTACCGTTGTACCAGCGTCTTGGCATAGACAAACGCATCCTGGCTTGCGTCGCATCGCTGGCGGCAGGCGTGAATTTCCTGCCGTGGACTGGTCCCATGATCCGCGCCTCTGCCGCCCTGCATATTCCGGTCAGCGAGATTTTCACGCCATTAATTCCGGTGCAAATCGTCGGCCTGATATTTGTTTTTTCAGTCGCTTACTACCTAGGTTTGAAAGAAGAACGACGCCTTGGCTTAACCAAGGGTGCACCCGCCGGATTTGTCCATACCCATGAATTGACAGAAGCAGAACAAAGCATCCGTCGTCCAAAGAATTTCTGGATCAATATCGTGCTGACGGTCTTCGTCCTAGGCGTGATGATCAGCGGAAAAGTCGATCCGGTGGTGATGTTCATGATCGGTGTGGTGCTGGCCTTGATGATCAATTATCGCAATGCGGATATGCAACGTAGCCGTATCGATGCGCACGCCAAAGCTGCCCTGCTGATGGCCAGCATCTTGTTCGCGGCTGGCGTATTCACCGGGATCATGACCAAATCCGGGATGCTGAGCGCAATGGCCAAGATGGCGGTCGGGCTAGTACCGCCGTCGATGGCATCGCATATTCCGGCAGTGCTTGGTTTGATATCGATGCCGCTATCCATGTTGTTCGATCCCGACTCTTTCTACTTCGGCGTGCTGCCGGTGATCGCGGAAGTCGGCCATATGCTGGGAGTACAACCGCTGCATGTGGCGCAAGCCGCCCTGCTGGGCCAGATGACTACCGGCTTCCCCGTCAGCCCATTGACGCCAGCAACTTTTCTGGTCGCAGGCCTGGCCGGTATTGATTTGGCCGACCATCAGAAATACACATTTAAATATCTGTTCGCAGCATCGGTCATCATGACGATTACCTGTGTCGTGATCGGCGTCTTTCCCTTGTAATACTGCACATAAACACCTGAGGAAATTATCATGAAACATATCAGAATCGGTGCCGGCGCCGGTTACTCCGGCGACCGCATCGAACCCGCCATCGAATTGGCAGAAAAAGGCGAGATTGACTATTTGGTCTTCGAATGTCTGGCCGAGCGCACCATTGCCATCGCCCAGCAAAGCAAAATGAAAGATCCATCCTCAGGCTTTGATCCGCTGCTGGCACAACGAATGCACGCCGTGCTCGCTATCTGTAGCGAAAAAAAGATCAAGATCATCACCAACATGGGCGCGGCCAATCCCCTAGCCGCCGCCGCTCTGGTCAGAGAAATTGCGCTATCGATGAATCTTCAGTTGAAGGTGGCCGCGGTAACTGGCGATGATGTGCTGGAGGCACTAAAAACAGGCACTTATACCAGCGATCAGGGCATCACCGTCAGCAGCTTGGGCAACAAACTACTTTCGGCCAACGCCTACATCGGCGCGGCACCGTTGGTAGAAGCGTTAGCGCAAGGTGCAGATGTCATCATTACAGGCCGGGTCTCAGATCCGGCCTTGTTCCTCGCGCCGTTGATCCACGAATTCAACTGGGCCATGGATGACTGGCATCGGCTCGGCCAAGGCACGATGGTTGGCCATTTGCTTGAGTGTGCCGGTCAGATCACTGGCGGCTACTTTGCCGATCCCGGTTATAAAGACGTGCAAGGATTGGCACAGTTGGGATTCCCAATCGGCGAGGTTGCAGAAGACGGTTCAGTCGTCATCACCAAAGTTACAGGTTCCGGCGGTCTGGTAACGGCTGCCACCTGCAAGGAACAACTACTGTACGAAATACACGATCCCGCCAGCTACCTGACACCGGATGTGGTGGCCGATTTTTCCGGGGTGACAATGCGCGAAGTCGGCCCCGACCGCGTGCTGGTGCAAGGCGCTACCGGACGCGCCAGACCCGACGCCCTGAAAGTATCGATAGGCTATATCGACAGCTATATCGGTGAAGGACAAATTTCATATGCCGGACCGGGCGCAATGGCGCGCGGCAGACTAGCCCAAGCCATCGTCGCGGAAAGATTAAAACTTAGCGCCGTAACATTCGATGAATACCGCTACGATCTACTGGGAGTAGACGCGATTCACGGTGCCGTATTATCGTCTCAGCCATCTGAACCGTACGAAGTGCGGGTGCGGGTGAGCGCCCGCTGCAACAATATGCGGGACGCCATCCGCATCGGCAACGAAGTCGAAACGCTGTACACCTGCGGTCCCGCAGCCGGTGGTGGCGTCACCAAAACGGCAAAGGAAGTGGTCGCAGTGCAATCCTGCCTGCTACCGCGCCAACAGGTAAAAACTTCAGTACATTTCGAGTGAGAATGAAAATGAAACTACGCGACCTTGCCCATTCCCGCGCTGGCGATAAAGGCGATATTTCAAATATTTCGGTGATTGCCTATCAGGAAAAAGACTACGCCCTATTGGAAAAAATCCTGACCCCAGAATTAGTCAAAGCGCATTTCGCCGATATCGTGCACGGAGATGTAGTGCGCTATGCGCTGCCGAGTCTGGGCGCACTGAATTTCGTCATGCAACGCGCCTTGGGCGGCGGCGTCACGCGTTCACTCGCACTTGATGCCCATGGTAAATGCCTGAGTTCAGCGATGATGACGATAGAAATACCTGAGGAAATAGCTAAAGCATTCTGAAGTATCTGTGCCACCCAAAAGGAAATCCATAAAAACGAAGATTTGCCGATCACCGGTACAAGCAGCATTCGCCTTAACTGTCGCCACACTGGCAGTCGCAGCGCGCGCCATGCAAAAGCATTTGTCGGATGCAGGTTTCGCTGCAAGAATCCAGGGCGGTGAACGCCCTGCCGCGCATTCGCTCGGGATCTCGCGCATGCCCATGCTAAGCGCTGACATAGCGATGACCTGATCGTCAAAGCGGGACATGCACGACTCGATAATCGGACGATGCGAGATTCAGCTTGCGTTTGGATTTAGAGCGTCATATCCCATTGCATTTTCGTTTCAATATCTATATCGGCTATTCCGACCAAGTGTGCACTATCGCTGCATTAATCGCGGGAAAAGTTCGTAAGCATTCCTGCGCGCAATGGCCTCATGCTCGGCTGCGCTCAACCCCTTAGCATTGCGAAAGCCATCGACATTAGCATTGATGCCCTGCTCTGGAATGAACGGATAATCGTTACCGAACAGGATATGGGTCAGAGACGTAAGGCGTCGCAACCCTGCGATCGCGCCGTCGGTGGCGGAAGCGGCAAGATCGCCTCGCTAATTCGGTCTATTCACCGACACGCCGCAATGCATTGTCAATTTCATTGCGAAACTGGACCAATTTATTCAGCGCATGGTTGGTAGGGGTAAATGAGGACCACAGCATTGCGGTAAGCTGCTGCGCCGTCGTTTCAATATCCGGTTTATTTTTATTCACCATGTAATCCCACAGCACATGCTCCATCGAACCATAGACCATGTCGCGCAGCAGCGGCAACGGCATGTCCGTGCGCACTTCTCCGTTGCGCTGCGCGTTGGACAACACTTTCATAAGCGGTGCCGTGTAACGCCGCTTCAACTCTGCTATCAGGCCAGCAAATTCCGCATCGACAGTGCGCCCCTCGCTTAACACCAGCGTGCACATGCCGGTGCCTTCCTGCATCAAGGTAATCAGATGCTTGCGTACAACGTAGTGCAGTTGTGCCTGCGTTCCGGTTATCTGCGCAACTTCAACTTCCAGCTTGGTCGAAATTTCATCGTACCAAGCCTTGATGACTTGCATGCACAAGTCGCGTTTGCTGCCGAAATAAGAAAAAATTGTTGCTTCCGAAATACCGAGCTGTCGCGCGATTTCCAGCGTTGTGGTCTTTTCGTAGCCATTTCCAGAAAATACGTCACGGGCTACCGTCAATATTTCCTTCACGCGCTTTTCGGAGCGTGCGCCTAGAGCTTCGCGCTTGCGCGGAATCGTTACCGTTTTATTCATGGGCTTGCAGAACCTTGGAATTGTCTTGTTTGCTGCTACACGGCGAGTCCGTCAGCGGCCAGCGTCGGGCCAATCAGCACCTGTCTCATTAGAAAATTTTACCATACCGATCTCCTGAGAATACTCTGGCCTTCCTACTGCCAGAGAAGTGATTGTTGGTGATCAAATTTTCCAAAATCACCGTTCCATGCATTGGTTTCTGAACCGATTATTATGCAGACAGTTAAGGCGCATTTCGATCTTTCGCTAGCGCGATTGATCAAATTTCATTAAACCTTAAATGAAAGCAACTGCGTACCTTCCTCGACCTGATCACCCATCGCATACAGCACTTCCTCCACCATGCCGTCACGCGGCGCGGCGATCGTGTGTTCCATTTTCATGGCTTCCATGATCAACAACGGTGCGCCTTTTTGTACCGTGTCGCCCTTGCACACCAAGATCGCGACGATCTTGCCGGGCATCGGCGCGGTCAGTCTGCCGACTTCGGCTTCGACTTGCCCCGCATGCGCGAGGGGGTCGTTGTACGGCAACACTGCGTGCTTGCCCGCAGCAAATACATGCACGGTATCGCGGTCCACGACGACGGTGCCGCGCACCAACCTGCCATCCACCCGGATCGCATAGTCACTACCCTGCTGCGTCACCAGTGTGACCTGCGACGTTAGATTGGCGTACCCAAGGGTCCAGCCATTTTGCTCGTAGTCCAACGTCACTGGCAAGCGCTGTCCAAGGTCGGTAAATTCGAGCGTGCGCTGCAACGTGGCATTCATGCGCCAGCCCGTCAAAAGCGCCCATGGATCGGAGGATGCCACTCTCGTTCGCCGGGATTCATGGGCCAACAGTGCCATCACCGCCAGTGCCATCACTTCAATCGATACCGGTGCTGGGGCCGGGAACAATGCAGCATGATGGCGTTCGATCAAGCCGGTATCGAGATCGGCGCTGGCGAACGGTACGCTCTCGACCAGCCGCTTCAAGAACGCGATATTGGTATTCAGTCCCACGACCCGATAGTCCGACAGCGCATCGCTCATCCGCGTCAGCGCTTCTTGGCGGTCGCGCCCCCAAACGATCAGCTTGGCGATCATCGGATCATAAAAAGGGGAAATCGCATCGCCTTCGCGCACCCCGCTATCGATGCGCAGCGCCGCGGGCTGCTCTGCCGTTCCGCCTAGCTCGAACGCCACCGCTGCAGGGGTACGTAAATGACGCAAGGTGCCAATCGACGGCAAGAAATCGTTGTCTGGATTCTCCGCATAAATACGCGCTTCGAGCGCATGGCCATGGATCTTTAGCTGTTGCTGCTGCAACGGTAGCGCCTCGCCAAAGGCCACCCGTAATTGCCACTCGACCAAGTCCTGACCGGTGATCATTTCGGTGACCGGATGTTCGACCTGCAGCCGGGTGTTCATTTCCATGAAATAGAACGAACCATCCTGGTTGGCGATGAATTCGACCGTGCCAGCGCCGACGTAACCGACCGCCTTGGCTGCCGCGGTTGCCGCATTGCCCATCGCCATGCGGCGTTCGGCCGTCATACCCGGCGCGGGCGCTTCTTCCAGCACCTTTTGGTGGCGACGCTGGACCGAGCAGTCGCGCTCGAACAGATAAACGCAGCTGCCGTGCGTATCGGCAAATACCTGGATTTCGATATGGCGTGGCTGGGTCAGGTATTTTTCAACCAGCACCTTGTCGTCGCCAAAGCTGTTGATTGCTTCGCGCTTGCAAGATGCCAAGGCATCCTTGAACTGCTGGCTTTTCTCGACGATGCGCATGCCTTTGCCGCCACCGCCAGCGCTGGCCTTGATCAAGACCGGATAGCCCATCGCGTCGGCCTCATTTTGCAAGAAATCCGGATCCTGTTGATCGCCATGGTAACCCGGCACTAACGGCACCTTAGCCTTTTCCATCAAGGCTTTGGCGGCCGACTTGGAACCCATCGCAACGATAGCAGAAGCTGGCGGGCCGATGAAGACTATGCCTGCGTCAAAGCAGGCTTGCGCGAATTGTGCATTCTCGGACAAGAAGCCGTAACCCGGATGGATCGCCTGTGCGCCCGTTGCGAGCGCCGCCGCGATGATTTTATCGGCGCTCAGATAACTTTCCTTGGCCGGTGCCGCGCCGATTGCGACCGATTCGTCGCACAGCGCGACATGGCGTGCATTGATATCCGCATCCGAATAAACGGCAACGGTTTTTACACCCATGCGACGCGCCGATGAGGCAACCCGGCAGGCAATCTCGCCACGGTTAGCGATCAGAATTTTTGTAAACATGTTTTTCTCCAGAATACGGTGGCTTGCGGGTAAGAATACGCAATGCGCGGATAGTGAGCGTGCGACGCGTTACATGCGGAATACGCCAAATTTTGTGTCAGGAATAGGCGCATTGAGCGATGCCGACAAGCCTAGTCCCAGCACCATGCGCGTATCGGCTGGGTCGATGACGCCATCGTCCCAGAGGCGTGCCGATGCATAGTAGGGATGGCCCTGATGCTCGTATTGCGCGCGAATCGGCTGCTTGAAGGCTTCTTCTTCCTCGCTGGTCCAGGTGCCGCCTTTCAACTCGATGCCGTCACGCTTGACAGTCGCCAACACGCTGGCCGCCTGCTCGCCACCCATCACCGAAATCCGGGCGTTCGGCCACATCCACAAAAACCGCGGAGAAAAACCACGACCGCACATGCCATAGTTGCCCGCGCCGAAACTGCCGCCGATGATCACGGTAAATTTCGGCACGGCTGCGGTGGAAACTGCCGTTACCATCTTTGCACCGTTTCTGGCGATCCCTTCGTTCTCATATTTACGTCCGACCATGAAGCCGTTGATATTCTGCAGGAACACCAACGGAATTTTGCGCTGGCAGCAAAGTTCGATAAAGTGCGTTCCTTTCAGCGCAGACTCCGAGAAGAGGATGCCGTTGTTGGCAATGATCCCCACCGGAATACCGTGGATATGGGCAAAGCCGCACACCAGCGTAGTGCCATAGCGGGCCTTAAATTCATCGAATTCGCTGCCATCGACGATACGGGCAATGACTTCGCGCACGTCGAACGGCTTGCGGGAATCGGTCGGAATGATGCCGTACAGTTCTTGCGGCGAATACTTGGGTTCGACGGGCTCGCGCAACAACATATCGTGGGATTTTTTTCGATTCAGGTTCGACACGATGGTGCGTGCCAGAGACAACGCATGCAGGTCGTTTTGGGCTAAGTGATCGACCACGCCCGATAGCCGGGTATGCACATCCCCGCCACCGAGGTCTTCGGCAGTGACCACTTCGCCAGTAGCCGCTTTTACCAGCGGCGGTCCGCCTAAGAAAATGGTGCCCTGATTCTTGACGATGATTGATTCATCGCTCATCGCTGGCATGTAGGCGCCGCCAGCGGTGCACGAACCCATCACCACCGCAATTTGCGCAATGCCCTTGGATGACAACTGAGCTTGGTTGAAGAATATCCGCCCGAAATGGTCGCGGTCGGGAAACACGTCATCCTGATTCGGCAAATTTGCACCGCCGCTATCGACTAGGTAAATGCACGGCAAATTGTTTTGTTCGGCGATTTCCTGCGCCCGCAAATGCTTCTTGACCGTCATCGGATAATAGGTGCCGCCCTTAACGGTCGCATCGTTGCAGACGATGACACACTCTAGCCCGGCCACACGGCCAATACCGGTGATGATGCCCGCTGATGGAGCCGCATTGTGATACATGCTATCGGCAGCCAGTTGAGAAAACTCCAAGAATGGCGTTCCGGGATCGAGCAGCATTTGTACCCGATCACGCGGCAATAGCTTGCCGCGCGCAGTGTGCTTGCTACGCGCTTCTTCGCTGCCACCCAGCGCGATTTTGGCAACCTTCCGTTTTAAGTCGTCAACGACGGTTTGCAGCGCGGCGACATTGGCCTTGAAATCTTCGGAACGAGGATTCAGTTTGGAATCTATGATGGTCATGGCGTAGTATTTCGCAGGTAAGAGATGATCAATTATTGGGTTTCGTCGAACAATTCACAGCCGATAAACATGTCCCGGATTTTTGAAGTGCCAGCTCCGATTTCATACGGCTTGGCGTCACGCAAAAAAACGGTCGCCCCGAAAAAATCACTATGACGACTCAGTGCCAGATCGTCTCGCCCGCCATCCAATTGGATTTTTTGGATTGCAATGTCGGCTTGCACGAATTGCTGGACCGTATTGCGCAGCGCAACAATATCGTCGTCGCGATCAAAGCTGAGGCCGAGAAAATTGATGAATTGATTCGCCATGATTTCCTTGCTATAAAGGTGAGGAAAAACTAAAAAATACTCAGCATCGCGTATCGCATATTGGTTAATTGCCTATGCGGGCCACTCAAAGTGAAGAGAATACATTTCCATCGCTTGCAGCATTGCGGCGCGGACCGGTAGCCAGACGTTCAGACGGGAGATGCTCCAGTTTTTTTCAAATGTGAGTATAACTCACAAAATAACGAAAACAAACATGAAAATCCAGCTTCATTCACATTGATGTAAGTCATAATAATGATTATAATTCGACAAAACATATTTGAGCTTTGCTCAATAAAATGATGAGACAGCAACATCCTTATGCCATATTGACCGTCGTTCGCAGGCTCTCGCGACCACGGTAAGTAGGTCTACCTAAAGCCTAATTTTTTTGAAACGCTAGCTAAACTTAAAGGTATAGCTAGCGTTCCCCACACCGGATGGAGTGCGGAGCCCCAATACAAGTCAGCACTTGTATACGACCATTGCCAACGCAAGTACGCGCGATGACCGATCAAACATTTTGTTAATGGAATATTCAATGGAAACGAAAAATATGCGCACGGGAAGCAAAAAAAATTGGCTGGCTGCCACCCTGCTGGCGGCAATCACTACCTCCGCTTC carries:
- a CDS encoding porin, which gives rise to MTKRILGIAALSLMAPLSHAQTSVTLYGIIDEGANYQSNAGGKTLYNLTSGVLSGSRWGLKGSEDLGGGNRALFVLESGFDAGTGALGQGARLFGRQSYIGLASDKYGTLMLGRQYDSVVTSIGLFEVGDQWGGYITAHPGDLDNFNNTVRTNNAIKYQSNTYNDVSFSGMYSLGGQAGNATGNQVWSLGTNYARGPLSLAAAYLTARTPNAGFFGNSSASAVTSASVSLASPVTTGFISAHSYSVAAAAGSYAIGRATLGATYSYTRYSDLGDLSAGANPHGYSGTATFNNVELNAKYQLTPALLIGAAYDYTSGGSVATSTGEKPDAKYHQVSIGTDYFLSKSTDIYLVGVYQKASGVDSRDVAAVAAVNNLTPSNSNHMATARLGLRYKF
- a CDS encoding LysR family transcriptional regulator; translation: MKLNISTRSLHAFLALQECKHFTNAAERCFMSQSAFSVMIQKLEAAVGAKLFERDTRNVTLTAEGELFAEVARSLVGDIEAAFADMSDYVARRKGRVAIAALPSLAANGLPAVIAEYKRTYPGITVQLFDALSDQCLAMLRQGKVDIALTAPGSGLTEFDTKTLCSDPFYLVCRQDHPLAKKRRIRLSDLSGCELIHLARSTSVRQHVELLLRGIPVMNSGLEVEHLATVAGLIESGLGVSIVPELTLFQFRHMNLVSIPVDAPVDTDEIVRPILIVQKKERSLSIAAQGMSELIEKRLRNIGNRAAPKRLKG
- a CDS encoding amidohydrolase family protein, with amino-acid sequence MRRLTSLTHILFGNDYPFIPEQGINANVDGFRNAKGLSAAEHEAIARRNAYELFPRLMQR
- a CDS encoding acyclic terpene utilization AtuA family protein encodes the protein MKHIRIGAGAGYSGDRIEPAIELAEKGEIDYLVFECLAERTIAIAQQSKMKDPSSGFDPLLAQRMHAVLAICSEKKIKIITNMGAANPLAAAALVREIALSMNLQLKVAAVTGDDVLEALKTGTYTSDQGITVSSLGNKLLSANAYIGAAPLVEALAQGADVIITGRVSDPALFLAPLIHEFNWAMDDWHRLGQGTMVGHLLECAGQITGGYFADPGYKDVQGLAQLGFPIGEVAEDGSVVITKVTGSGGLVTAATCKEQLLYEIHDPASYLTPDVVADFSGVTMREVGPDRVLVQGATGRARPDALKVSIGYIDSYIGEGQISYAGPGAMARGRLAQAIVAERLKLSAVTFDEYRYDLLGVDAIHGAVLSSQPSEPYEVRVRVSARCNNMRDAIRIGNEVETLYTCGPAAGGGVTKTAKEVVAVQSCLLPRQQVKTSVHFE
- a CDS encoding CitMHS family transporter; this encodes MLALLGFITIATLLAAILTKKMSPLVALIAIPILAALIGGFGLGTSKFIVSGITNIAPVAGMFVFAILFFGIVTDAGMLDPIISGILRIVGSRPTRIVPGTALLALLIHLDGSGAVTFLVTIPAMLPLYQRLGIDKRILACVASLAAGVNFLPWTGPMIRASAALHIPVSEIFTPLIPVQIVGLIFVFSVAYYLGLKEERRLGLTKGAPAGFVHTHELTEAEQSIRRPKNFWINIVLTVFVLGVMISGKVDPVVMFMIGVVLALMINYRNADMQRSRIDAHAKAALLMASILFAAGVFTGIMTKSGMLSAMAKMAVGLVPPSMASHIPAVLGLISMPLSMLFDPDSFYFGVLPVIAEVGHMLGVQPLHVAQAALLGQMTTGFPVSPLTPATFLVAGLAGIDLADHQKYTFKYLFAASVIMTITCVVIGVFPL
- a CDS encoding Glu/Leu/Phe/Val dehydrogenase, which gives rise to MSTFIFNELNFDNHEQVVFVCEEKSGLKGIIAVHNTNLGPAMGGCRMWDYASEAVAVNDVLRLSRGMTYKSAVAGLPIGGGKSVIIGNPKTAKTPALFEAMGEALERLGGRYITAEDVGTSPADMAHIASKTKYVAGLGASGDPSPFTALGCFVGAQAAVRHYLGRESLEGLTVAVQGLGNVGYDYARRLHRAGAKLIVTDIDQVALERARAEFGAEVVSTDAIYDVQADIYAPCALGATLNPATLTRLKAKIVAGAANNQLATAEVGELLRRKEVLYVPDFVINAGGIIKACYEYYDKPEADVEAHVREIGVTLAEIFQRADTEGLPTSVVADMLAEARFKH